The Paenibacillus sophorae genome has a segment encoding these proteins:
- a CDS encoding XTP/dITP diphosphatase: MNSETGILIVATKNAGKVREFQHAFRPLGLTVKSMFDYPELPDVVEDGTTFAENALKKSKQIGEALGLPVLADDSGLCVDALGGRPGVYSARYAGEGSSDKENNLKLLSELERLKQGEDTGQPLLSTARFVCALSLYDPSTATELTAEGAVEGWITSEPAGGGGFGYDPLFYLPEFEKTMAELTLEEKQSVSHRGMALRLLTEKLAAQGDRATMN, translated from the coding sequence ATGAACTCCGAAACCGGTATTCTTATTGTCGCAACTAAAAATGCCGGCAAGGTTCGCGAATTTCAGCATGCTTTTAGGCCGCTTGGTCTGACGGTAAAGAGTATGTTCGATTATCCGGAGCTGCCGGACGTAGTGGAGGATGGAACGACCTTCGCGGAGAATGCGCTGAAAAAATCGAAGCAAATTGGTGAAGCGCTCGGGCTGCCTGTGCTTGCCGACGATTCAGGACTCTGTGTGGATGCGCTTGGCGGACGTCCCGGTGTTTATTCTGCCCGCTATGCAGGCGAAGGGTCGTCGGACAAGGAAAACAACCTGAAGCTGCTCAGCGAGCTGGAGAGATTGAAGCAGGGCGAGGATACCGGACAACCGCTTCTCAGCACGGCAAGGTTTGTCTGCGCGCTGTCGCTGTACGATCCGTCCACGGCTACGGAGCTTACGGCTGAAGGCGCCGTGGAAGGCTGGATTACTTCCGAACCGGCAGGCGGTGGAGGCTTCGGTTACGACCCCTTGTTCTATCTTCCGGAATTTGAGAAGACGATGGCTGAGCTTACGCTCGAAGAGAAGCAGTCGGTCAGTCACAGGGGGATGGCGCTACGGCTCCTGACGGAGAAATTGGCCGCGCAGGGCGACCGCGCCACTATGAATTAA
- a CDS encoding GerMN domain-containing protein, with protein MKNKQKLALASAACLLAFPLALSGCGWFGSDQSAAIDPPPSDVEEQMLQTSGNTLDTGVFAPFAEESADNGVSGSDSGGGAADSGAAANNAAAGSGNSASKGENDSTAARTTVFLQNDNGLLAPVALTFPASGKDGALKQSLEALVDGGAYAADLPDGFHGVLPQGTEVKNVTVDHNLAVAEFGGKFGTYAPSDERKLMEAVTWTLTGQEGITGVQLWVDGKKLDEMPLKGTPLDRPLTRSIGINLPSQGPVSMNFSTVTVYFSAASPGGVQYYVPVTRFVTPGQDPLKAALNELIEGPDSENGLETVMTSETSLDSVEKGQNGVVTVSLNDDMFDDGSQVPAELLESVVLTIAQNSDDAMVQVRMNGKQTVTGTDNVDYGKPVSAPQYVNELPL; from the coding sequence ATGAAAAATAAGCAAAAACTTGCCTTGGCTTCCGCGGCCTGCCTGCTGGCATTTCCACTAGCGCTGTCCGGCTGCGGCTGGTTCGGCTCAGACCAATCGGCTGCCATTGACCCTCCGCCTAGCGACGTGGAGGAGCAAATGCTGCAGACGAGCGGGAATACGCTGGATACCGGAGTATTCGCACCTTTTGCGGAGGAAAGTGCAGACAATGGAGTAAGCGGCAGCGACTCAGGCGGGGGCGCTGCTGATTCAGGCGCCGCGGCAAATAACGCTGCAGCCGGAAGCGGGAATTCGGCGTCTAAAGGCGAAAACGATTCGACAGCTGCCCGCACGACCGTATTTTTGCAGAATGATAACGGCCTGCTTGCTCCCGTAGCGCTCACTTTTCCTGCATCAGGCAAAGACGGTGCGCTGAAGCAGTCGCTTGAAGCGTTAGTTGACGGTGGAGCCTACGCCGCAGATCTGCCCGACGGTTTCCATGGTGTCCTGCCACAAGGCACAGAAGTTAAAAATGTAACGGTTGACCATAATCTGGCCGTCGCCGAGTTTGGCGGCAAATTCGGCACTTATGCTCCGTCTGACGAACGGAAACTGATGGAGGCCGTTACTTGGACGCTGACCGGCCAGGAAGGAATTACGGGAGTGCAGCTGTGGGTTGACGGTAAAAAGCTGGATGAGATGCCGCTTAAGGGAACGCCGCTCGACCGTCCGCTAACCCGCAGCATAGGAATTAATCTGCCATCTCAAGGTCCGGTTTCAATGAATTTCAGTACGGTTACCGTTTATTTCTCGGCAGCTTCGCCGGGCGGTGTCCAGTATTATGTTCCGGTAACCCGCTTTGTAACGCCGGGACAGGACCCGCTCAAAGCAGCGCTGAACGAGTTGATTGAGGGACCCGATTCCGAGAATGGTCTGGAAACGGTAATGACCTCAGAGACGTCGCTGGATTCCGTCGAGAAAGGACAGAACGGGGTAGTCACGGTATCGCTGAACGACGATATGTTCGATGACGGCAGCCAGGTTCCCGCCGAACTGCTGGAGTCCGTAGTACTCACGATTGCCCAGAACTCGGACGATGCCATGGTCCAGGTCCGCATGAACGGCAAGCAGACGGTTACCGGTACCGACAATGTCGATTACGGTAAGCCCGTATCGGCGCCGCAATATGTGAATGAACTCCCGCTCTAA
- a CDS encoding NfeD family protein: protein MVWIIWFIAAGILLVAEMLTLTFYLLWLCIGAVAAGLVSLAAPGAVLIQVLTGCLVALGLTLFSKPVVSRFRASQGFKDIGTDIVGREGIVVRPIEPGRYGQVKVGGDIWSAASLQQLSVDEKVRVISRGNTIIEVERWEV, encoded by the coding sequence ATGGTCTGGATCATCTGGTTTATCGCCGCCGGCATATTGCTGGTCGCCGAAATGCTGACGCTCACTTTTTATCTGCTGTGGTTGTGCATTGGCGCTGTTGCCGCCGGTCTTGTATCGCTTGCCGCACCGGGCGCGGTACTGATTCAAGTACTGACCGGTTGTTTGGTTGCGCTTGGGCTGACCCTGTTCTCGAAACCGGTGGTGTCAAGGTTCCGCGCTTCGCAGGGCTTCAAGGACATCGGCACCGATATTGTCGGCAGAGAGGGAATCGTCGTTAGGCCGATCGAGCCGGGCAGATACGGGCAGGTCAAGGTCGGGGGAGATATTTGGAGTGCTGCATCGTTGCAGCAATTGAGTGTGGATGAGAAGGTTAGAGTCATCAGCAGAGGAAATACCATCATTGAAGTAGAACGTTGGGAGGTATAA
- the nifX gene encoding nitrogen fixation protein NifX produces MKVAFATDDGVRVNAHFGQSSMFAIYNLTKGSSELLELRRIPDIAAQDEMGKIDSRIEAIEDCTLIFLMQIGASAAAKVTRRKIMPVKVPFGSPIDEQVKRLEEMLQGKPPMWLAKVLRAEEEEGAGVNGSNG; encoded by the coding sequence GTGAAAGTAGCATTCGCCACAGATGACGGAGTTCGTGTAAATGCCCATTTTGGGCAAAGTTCGATGTTTGCCATTTATAATCTTACGAAGGGTAGCAGCGAGCTTTTGGAGCTGCGCAGAATACCCGACATCGCAGCCCAGGATGAAATGGGCAAGATCGACAGCCGGATTGAGGCTATCGAAGACTGCACATTGATTTTTCTTATGCAGATTGGAGCATCGGCGGCAGCGAAGGTGACCCGCCGCAAAATCATGCCGGTCAAAGTACCGTTCGGAAGTCCGATCGATGAACAGGTTAAACGGCTCGAGGAGATGCTGCAGGGTAAACCGCCAATGTGGCTGGCCAAGGTGCTGCGTGCGGAGGAAGAGGAAGGAGCTGGGGTTAATGGATCAAATGGCTAA
- a CDS encoding phosphatidylglycerophosphatase A family protein, which yields MDDVKIPYSLNSKAVAQATRAWLHTRGVKIEEIAELVLLLQQKYYPSLTMEECVHNIERVLSKREIQNAVLTGIQLDLLAEEGKLLPPLQEMIENDESLYGVDEILAFSIVNVYGSIGFTNYGYIDKLKPPGVLERLNDKSDGKVHTFLDDIVGAIAAAASSRIAHRKQAEREKELGLPHEPEDSEETSNTLDAEKMQRNNEA from the coding sequence ATGGACGATGTGAAAATTCCTTACAGTCTGAACAGCAAAGCCGTCGCACAGGCAACGAGGGCCTGGCTTCACACACGCGGTGTAAAGATTGAAGAGATTGCGGAACTTGTCCTGCTGCTTCAGCAGAAATATTACCCTTCATTAACCATGGAGGAATGCGTTCACAATATCGAGAGGGTGCTCAGCAAGCGGGAAATACAAAATGCCGTGCTGACCGGTATTCAGCTCGATCTGCTGGCGGAAGAAGGCAAGCTGCTTCCCCCGCTTCAGGAAATGATTGAAAATGACGAAAGTCTTTACGGGGTTGATGAGATACTGGCCTTCTCCATTGTCAATGTATATGGCAGCATCGGCTTTACCAATTACGGCTATATCGACAAGCTGAAGCCTCCCGGCGTTCTGGAAAGGCTGAACGACAAAAGCGACGGGAAAGTGCACACCTTCCTGGATGACATCGTCGGGGCCATTGCTGCCGCGGCCAGCAGCCGGATTGCCCACCGCAAGCAGGCCGAGCGTGAGAAAGAGTTGGGACTTCCGCATGAACCGGAGGATAGCGAGGAGACGTCCAATACCTTGGACGCGGAGAAGATGCAGCGGAATAACGAAGCTTGA
- a CDS encoding DUF269 domain-containing protein produces MDQMANEVACANEQPADNAQVRPKRRSKPAPDPEKAERLVRRLNDLLSASDYFGRYASLTPEEKIAKLFLASAEDKAQSDINCTASDEVRRQVPVLFQAIASLMEEKSGLMIQSSAEINVEGFGRGLIYSGRIILVMKSLRAGFPFPFTSLEKTVAYGVACLDEGLAFLDKYKEQTAVHGLLSLEG; encoded by the coding sequence ATGGATCAAATGGCTAACGAAGTCGCATGTGCGAACGAACAGCCGGCGGACAACGCTCAAGTGCGACCGAAGCGCCGCTCCAAACCGGCGCCCGATCCTGAAAAGGCGGAGCGGCTTGTCCGCCGTTTGAACGATCTGCTCAGCGCGAGCGATTATTTTGGGCGCTATGCTTCCCTTACTCCCGAGGAAAAGATTGCGAAACTGTTCCTGGCTTCAGCGGAGGATAAGGCTCAATCGGACATTAATTGCACGGCGTCCGATGAGGTCCGCCGCCAGGTGCCCGTATTGTTTCAGGCCATCGCTAGCCTGATGGAGGAGAAGAGCGGCTTGATGATTCAAAGCTCCGCGGAAATTAATGTCGAAGGGTTCGGACGTGGACTGATCTACAGCGGCCGCATTATTCTTGTGATGAAGAGCCTCCGCGCAGGCTTTCCATTTCCGTTCACTTCTCTGGAGAAAACCGTTGCCTATGGGGTCGCTTGCTTGGATGAGGGCCTTGCCTTCTTGGATAAGTATAAAGAACAGACTGCTGTGCACGGATTACTCAGTCTGGAGGGATAA
- the nifN gene encoding nitrogenase iron-molybdenum cofactor biosynthesis protein NifN: MTVKKRSKPVSVNPLKIGQSLGGILAMQGCYRAMPVVHGSQGCSAFPKALLTRHFREPIAVQTSALQEMDVIFDANRNLEEALNAVLSKHRPDIIGIIGTELTDVAGVDYQSMLKSYKRERNMRGGLAFSVTLPDFRGSLESGFSVTVEAMVDELIQQAGLRGQRNVNSRQITLLPGSYLTPGDVMELKEIVSSFGFEVIALPDISTSLSGHLLTGFSPLTRGGVPLDSMLQSLQSGLTIAFGASMERPARRLHNALGTPYKVFQGTMGLKASDELLNFLHQISGVPVPIRYCWQRENLLDCMLDAHFQFAGVSALAALEPDHLRSVSEWLDELGVEQKALITSYETPAVAEMEREVWVGDLDDAEVLGSGADLWIGSSHGIAGAERIGAAFLAAGFPIWNELGSYMNVSVGYRGAMEWTNKAGNLLMRREAEHRESSIRHR; this comes from the coding sequence ATGACCGTTAAGAAAAGAAGCAAACCGGTATCGGTTAATCCGCTGAAAATAGGCCAGTCTCTCGGCGGTATACTGGCGATGCAGGGCTGCTATCGGGCCATGCCGGTTGTTCATGGCTCGCAGGGCTGCTCCGCCTTTCCCAAAGCGCTTCTGACTCGGCATTTTCGTGAACCGATTGCAGTACAGACTTCAGCATTGCAGGAAATGGACGTTATTTTCGACGCAAACCGCAATTTGGAAGAAGCCCTGAACGCAGTGCTGTCCAAGCATCGTCCCGACATTATCGGGATCATCGGGACTGAGTTGACCGATGTTGCAGGGGTGGATTACCAGAGTATGCTGAAGTCGTACAAGAGAGAGCGGAATATGCGCGGCGGGCTTGCCTTCTCTGTGACGCTGCCAGACTTTCGCGGATCGCTCGAATCCGGATTCAGTGTAACTGTTGAAGCGATGGTCGATGAACTTATTCAGCAGGCGGGTCTTCGGGGACAGCGGAACGTGAATTCCCGCCAGATTACGCTGCTGCCGGGTTCTTATCTCACACCTGGGGACGTAATGGAACTCAAGGAAATCGTATCCTCCTTTGGCTTTGAGGTCATCGCGCTTCCTGATATATCGACTTCTCTGTCGGGACATCTCCTGACAGGATTCTCACCGCTGACCAGAGGCGGGGTTCCTTTGGACTCAATGCTGCAGAGCTTGCAGTCGGGGCTTACTATCGCCTTTGGCGCCAGTATGGAACGTCCGGCCAGAAGACTGCATAACGCTCTGGGTACGCCATACAAGGTGTTCCAAGGAACGATGGGGCTCAAGGCTTCCGACGAGCTGCTGAATTTCCTGCATCAAATCAGCGGTGTTCCTGTTCCCATCCGGTACTGCTGGCAGCGTGAAAATCTGCTTGACTGTATGCTTGATGCACACTTTCAGTTTGCCGGTGTCTCCGCTCTGGCTGCGCTTGAACCGGATCATCTTCGCTCTGTCTCGGAATGGCTGGATGAGCTGGGGGTTGAGCAAAAGGCGCTGATTACCTCGTATGAAACGCCGGCGGTGGCCGAAATGGAGCGCGAGGTATGGGTCGGCGACCTGGACGACGCCGAGGTGCTCGGAAGCGGAGCCGATTTGTGGATCGGAAGTTCGCACGGAATTGCGGGAGCGGAGCGTATTGGAGCGGCTTTCCTGGCTGCTGGTTTCCCGATATGGAATGAGCTCGGATCGTATATGAATGTTTCCGTCGGCTATCGTGGAGCGATGGAGTGGACCAATAAAGCAGGCAATCTATTAATGAGAAGGGAGGCGGAGCATCGTGAAAGTAGCATTCGCCACAGATGA
- a CDS encoding class I SAM-dependent methyltransferase yields MGEWYEKSFGEDYLIVYRHRDFGGARREVERMIGWLGLPAKAKVLDLCCGMGRHSLALAEAGYEVTGIDLSEALLREARAQEGAERVAWVRSDMRELPLEGGFDAVVNLFTSFGYFEEDEEHLKVLREIRRMLKPGGKFIIDFLNPSYVITHLVPHSTREDGDNLIDEKRRIENGYVKKDIILTSKLDGTPRQYHERVKLYSLEKFRDLIEDAGLSIEAVHGSYDEEKYEAETSPRMIFVGTRP; encoded by the coding sequence ATGGGCGAATGGTATGAGAAAAGCTTTGGAGAGGACTATCTGATTGTATATAGGCATCGGGATTTCGGAGGGGCGCGGAGGGAAGTCGAGCGGATGATCGGCTGGCTTGGCCTGCCGGCCAAAGCCAAAGTGCTGGACCTGTGCTGCGGCATGGGACGGCATTCGCTGGCGCTCGCGGAAGCGGGCTACGAGGTCACCGGAATCGACCTCTCGGAAGCGCTGCTGCGCGAGGCACGCGCCCAGGAAGGCGCAGAACGGGTCGCCTGGGTCCGGTCCGACATGCGGGAGCTGCCGCTTGAGGGCGGCTTTGATGCAGTAGTCAATCTCTTCACATCCTTTGGTTACTTTGAAGAGGACGAAGAGCATCTGAAGGTTCTGCGGGAAATTCGGCGGATGCTGAAGCCGGGAGGAAAGTTCATCATCGATTTCCTTAATCCTTCCTATGTGATTACCCATTTGGTACCGCATTCCACCCGGGAAGACGGAGACAATCTGATTGACGAGAAGCGGCGGATCGAGAACGGTTATGTAAAGAAAGATATCATTTTAACGTCCAAATTGGATGGAACCCCGCGACAATACCATGAGCGGGTGAAGTTGTATTCGCTGGAGAAATTCCGCGATCTAATCGAGGATGCCGGTCTCTCGATCGAAGCGGTGCACGGAAGCTACGATGAGGAGAAATATGAGGCCGAAACCTCGCCGCGCATGATTTTTGTAGGGACTCGTCCGTAG
- a CDS encoding homocitrate synthase/isopropylmalate synthase family protein — MKSLKLCDTTLRDGEQAAGVSFTRAEKLEIARLLSECGVEQAEIGIPAMGIREQEDIAAIAALGLPMKLMTWNRALKSDIDKALATGVKWCHISIPVSEVQLRGKLGLSPAEGLAKLLRAVEYARGLGMAVSVGMEDSSRADMSFLVELVNSLYKEGGIRWFRYADTVSAHHPGQMAGRISTLLGAVPSDVELEVHCHNDFGLAVANTLSGIAAGATWASTTVAGIGERTGNAAMEEVALAWRYLYGGHSDIRAELLQLIADMVITASGRSVGDSKPIVGKMAFTHESGIHVDGLVKDRETYQTFNPAEVGREHSFVLGKHSGTGGVALVLGKRGLEVDPDTAARLLVRVREYAETSKDNVPEALLVEWLLEEQQQAQNAV; from the coding sequence GTGAAAAGTCTCAAGCTATGTGACACAACTCTAAGGGATGGCGAACAGGCGGCTGGAGTATCATTCACGAGGGCGGAAAAGCTGGAAATCGCAAGATTGCTGTCGGAGTGCGGTGTAGAGCAAGCGGAGATCGGTATTCCGGCTATGGGGATTCGGGAACAGGAGGATATTGCGGCGATTGCCGCCCTCGGACTTCCCATGAAGCTGATGACTTGGAACCGTGCACTCAAAAGCGATATCGACAAGGCTTTGGCGACGGGAGTAAAGTGGTGTCATATTTCTATTCCCGTCTCCGAAGTTCAGCTTAGGGGCAAGCTTGGGCTTTCGCCCGCCGAAGGATTAGCCAAGCTGCTTCGCGCGGTGGAATATGCGCGTGGGCTGGGTATGGCCGTGTCGGTCGGTATGGAAGATTCGTCTCGCGCGGACATGAGTTTTCTTGTGGAATTGGTCAATTCGCTATATAAGGAAGGCGGTATTCGCTGGTTCCGTTATGCGGATACGGTTTCCGCGCATCATCCCGGTCAGATGGCTGGGCGGATAAGTACGCTGCTTGGAGCTGTACCGTCCGATGTGGAACTTGAAGTGCACTGCCATAACGATTTCGGTTTGGCTGTCGCGAATACACTGAGCGGCATCGCCGCCGGAGCGACGTGGGCGAGTACGACAGTCGCGGGAATTGGTGAGCGAACAGGCAATGCGGCGATGGAGGAGGTTGCGCTGGCCTGGCGTTATTTGTACGGCGGCCATAGTGACATCCGGGCCGAATTGCTCCAGCTGATTGCCGATATGGTGATCACGGCTTCGGGCCGCAGCGTCGGAGATTCCAAGCCGATTGTAGGAAAGATGGCGTTCACACATGAATCGGGTATTCATGTGGACGGACTGGTGAAGGATAGGGAGACCTACCAGACCTTTAACCCTGCTGAAGTCGGCAGAGAGCATAGTTTCGTACTCGGCAAGCACTCCGGGACGGGTGGCGTCGCTCTTGTACTTGGTAAGCGGGGGCTGGAAGTGGACCCGGATACGGCAGCAAGACTGCTGGTGCGTGTCCGAGAATATGCCGAGACCAGTAAAGACAATGTGCCGGAAGCCCTGTTGGTAGAATGGTTGCTGGAAGAACAACAGCAGGCCCAGAACGCGGTGTGA
- a CDS encoding HesA/MoeB/ThiF family protein: MEQGSIGLLEQERYARQLKLLGENGQKALKEATVMIAGIGGLGGTAAIYLAAAGVGKLILAHEGKILLPDLNRQILMDSEHLGMERMSTAVEHLRRLNPEMEIEGYNSKIEYDKAKSWVESADIVIDARYDFPERYVLNRLCVEAGKPMVESAMYGFEISLTTMVPGETPCLECLYPDNQPQWEPFGFPVLGATSGIAGCLAALEAVKWITRVGPAYTGIMHRFNSLDFSTYSVRLARNPNCACCGEGGKP; the protein is encoded by the coding sequence ATGGAGCAAGGGTCGATCGGCTTGCTGGAACAGGAGCGGTATGCACGGCAGTTGAAGCTGCTGGGAGAGAACGGACAGAAAGCGCTGAAAGAAGCGACGGTAATGATCGCCGGTATCGGCGGTCTGGGTGGTACGGCAGCGATTTATTTGGCGGCTGCAGGAGTCGGTAAATTGATTCTCGCGCATGAAGGGAAAATTCTCTTGCCGGACCTGAACCGCCAGATTCTAATGGATAGCGAACACTTGGGAATGGAGCGGATGAGCACGGCCGTAGAGCATTTGCGGCGGCTCAATCCCGAGATGGAAATCGAGGGTTACAATTCCAAGATCGAGTACGACAAGGCAAAGTCTTGGGTTGAGAGCGCCGATATCGTTATCGACGCCCGTTATGATTTTCCGGAGCGGTACGTATTGAATCGACTCTGCGTAGAAGCCGGCAAGCCGATGGTGGAATCGGCGATGTACGGCTTTGAAATATCTTTGACAACAATGGTTCCAGGAGAGACGCCTTGTCTGGAATGTCTTTATCCCGACAACCAGCCTCAGTGGGAACCTTTTGGATTTCCAGTTCTGGGCGCAACCTCCGGTATTGCGGGTTGCCTGGCTGCGCTGGAAGCCGTAAAATGGATTACAAGGGTAGGGCCGGCCTATACCGGCATTATGCATCGCTTTAACTCACTTGACTTTAGCACCTACAGTGTCCGACTTGCCCGTAATCCGAATTGCGCTTGCTGCGGAGAAGGAGGTAAACCGTGA
- the nifE gene encoding nitrogenase iron-molybdenum cofactor biosynthesis protein NifE has product MEPIRKEEIDDQACGSLAPKSKPCPRPKPGEAAGGCSFDGAQITLLPIMDAAHLVHGPVACAGNSWESRGSLSSGPSLSQYGFATDLSNNDIIFGGEKKLKDSIDYIAGRFAPPAIFVYSTCVTALIGEDMDAVCKEASGRLGIPVVPVNSPGFVGSKNLGNRLAGDALLQYVIGTGEPELEASMGVNLIGEYNIAGEMWDIEKLMNQAGITLLSRITGDARYKEITWAHRAKANMVVCSRALLGLAKQMESKYGIPYFEGSFYGAKETTYSLRQMAFLLNDREMERRVDRLTEREENRLSHDLRPYRKILKGKKAVLYTGGVKSWSVISALKELGIQVVGVGTNKSSDEDVQRIADRVSDDTEYIPEGGASRIIKTVKERKADIMIAGGRNMYVAMKEQIPFVDINQERHKAYAGYEGLLRLAKELVDSMANPIWKLASSPAPWDKEGSYDR; this is encoded by the coding sequence ATGGAGCCTATTCGAAAGGAAGAGATAGACGATCAGGCCTGCGGGAGTCTTGCCCCCAAATCAAAGCCTTGTCCACGGCCAAAACCGGGTGAGGCAGCCGGAGGTTGCTCATTCGACGGAGCGCAAATTACATTGCTCCCGATCATGGATGCTGCGCATCTCGTGCATGGACCGGTTGCTTGCGCCGGCAACAGTTGGGAAAGCCGGGGAAGCCTTTCGAGTGGCCCTTCCCTCTCCCAATACGGCTTTGCGACGGATTTGAGCAATAATGACATTATTTTTGGCGGAGAAAAAAAACTGAAAGACAGCATTGACTATATTGCCGGGCGTTTTGCGCCTCCGGCTATCTTTGTATATTCGACCTGCGTTACGGCGCTGATCGGCGAAGACATGGATGCCGTCTGTAAAGAGGCGTCCGGGCGTCTCGGAATCCCGGTAGTTCCTGTGAACAGCCCCGGCTTTGTCGGCAGCAAGAATCTCGGCAACCGGCTCGCGGGCGATGCTTTGCTCCAATATGTTATCGGTACGGGTGAACCGGAACTAGAGGCTTCTATGGGCGTAAACCTGATTGGCGAGTACAACATCGCCGGCGAGATGTGGGATATTGAAAAGCTGATGAATCAGGCGGGAATTACGCTTTTATCCCGCATTACGGGCGATGCCAGATATAAGGAAATTACCTGGGCCCACCGCGCGAAAGCCAATATGGTAGTGTGCAGCCGCGCACTGCTTGGACTGGCGAAGCAGATGGAATCCAAATATGGCATTCCCTATTTTGAAGGTTCGTTCTATGGTGCAAAAGAGACCACCTACTCTTTGCGTCAAATGGCGTTTCTGCTGAACGACAGAGAGATGGAGCGCAGGGTTGACCGGTTGACGGAGCGGGAAGAGAATCGGTTGTCTCATGACCTGCGGCCATACCGCAAAATACTTAAAGGGAAGAAAGCGGTTCTCTATACAGGCGGAGTGAAAAGCTGGTCGGTTATTTCAGCGCTGAAGGAACTGGGCATCCAGGTCGTTGGTGTCGGAACGAACAAAAGCTCGGATGAGGATGTACAGCGGATTGCCGACAGAGTCAGCGATGACACAGAGTACATCCCGGAAGGCGGAGCAAGCCGTATTATCAAGACGGTGAAGGAACGCAAAGCCGACATTATGATTGCCGGCGGGCGGAATATGTATGTTGCAATGAAAGAGCAAATTCCGTTTGTGGATATCAATCAGGAACGCCATAAGGCCTATGCCGGTTACGAAGGTCTGCTGCGGCTGGCCAAGGAATTGGTTGATTCCATGGCTAATCCGATATGGAAGCTCGCCTCCTCGCCAGCTCCGTGGGACAAGGAGGGCAGCTATGACCGTTAA
- the rph gene encoding ribonuclease PH — MRSNGRNDDGLRPLKITTQINKYAEGSVLIEMGDTKVICTATVEEKVPPFLKGQGKGWVTAEYSMLPRATQSRNQREAARGKLTGRTMEIQRLIGRALRSVVNLQALGERNITLDCDVIQADGGTRTASITGSFIALAFAVNKIVTQHRLTVFPITDYLAAISVGIVGDRPLLDLNYEEDSKANVDMNVVMTGGGEFVELQGTGEERPFSRKELDHLLGLAEQGILELIAAQKEALGPIAIKIPSGQTGQRV, encoded by the coding sequence ATGAGATCAAATGGGCGAAACGACGATGGGCTCCGGCCGCTGAAGATTACGACCCAAATCAATAAATATGCCGAAGGCTCTGTTCTTATTGAGATGGGGGACACCAAGGTCATTTGTACGGCCACTGTGGAGGAGAAAGTCCCTCCTTTTCTGAAAGGACAGGGGAAAGGCTGGGTGACAGCGGAGTATTCCATGCTGCCGCGGGCGACGCAATCGCGTAACCAGCGTGAGGCTGCACGCGGAAAGCTGACCGGACGCACCATGGAAATCCAGCGACTCATTGGCCGGGCTCTTCGTTCCGTAGTCAATCTGCAGGCGCTGGGCGAACGGAATATTACGCTGGATTGCGACGTTATTCAAGCGGACGGTGGCACGCGAACCGCGTCGATTACGGGTTCTTTTATCGCCCTGGCGTTTGCCGTTAACAAAATTGTAACGCAGCACCGTCTCACCGTGTTCCCCATAACCGATTATCTGGCGGCGATCAGCGTTGGTATTGTGGGGGACCGCCCGCTGCTGGATCTGAATTATGAAGAGGATTCCAAAGCCAATGTTGACATGAACGTCGTAATGACCGGAGGCGGCGAATTCGTCGAACTGCAGGGAACCGGGGAAGAACGGCCCTTCTCGCGAAAAGAACTGGATCATCTGCTAGGTCTGGCCGAACAAGGGATTCTTGAACTGATTGCCGCCCAAAAAGAAGCCCTTGGACCGATCGCGATCAAAATTCCATCCGGCCAGACCGGTCAAAGGGTTTAG